The Desulfatirhabdium butyrativorans DSM 18734 genome contains the following window.
AAATCGCTGCTCTTTCGGGGCATCTCGGATGAGCTCGGGATCCAGAACGACCTGATCGAAGACTGTAAAATCCGAATTGATGCCGAGTTTCTTCTGCGGCCCCGTGAGCACGGTCGTCCGGGAAACCTCGGCCCCGGTTCCGGACAGGGTCGGAATGCCGACGTGATAGACCGCCGGATTGCGGATGAGGTCCCAGCCCTGGTAGTCTGCGGAAGATCCCGGATTGGTCAGCATCAGGGATACGGCCTTGGCCAGATCCATGACGCTGCCGCCGCCAATGCCGATCACCCCATCCGGAAGGTTTGGCGAAAAGGCCTTGACCTGATCCCGGAGCCGGTCGACCTGGGATGTTTTTGGCTCGTCATGGACGTTGACGGGGATGAGCATGTCGTTTGGATACAACGGCAGGCGCTTTTGAAGTGGGGCGTTTTCGAAAACGTCGTCCAGCAAGAACACCATGAACCCCCCGGTTTGGGTACGGTGGGGCTGAAGAATGTCATCGAGCTGGTTGAGGGATCCTCTACCGAAGATGACCTTGGAAACGACTTTGAAATTGCGGAACATGGGCGGTTCTCCGAATATTGGGCAATAGGTTATGGGCTATGGGTTATGGGCTATGGGCAATAGGTTATGGGCTATGGGCAAAAGGTTATGGGCTATGGGCAATAGGTTATGGGTTTTGGCGATAGGCTATGGGGTACGGGTTAAGGATGACAGATGACCAAGGAGCGAACTTCCGCATCATGCGTCTTGCATTTTCTCGGCAACCGGACTTACACGTATCGCCGCAGCACCTGCTG
Protein-coding sequences here:
- a CDS encoding iron-containing alcohol dehydrogenase family protein is translated as MFRNFKVVSKVIFGRGSLNQLDDILQPHRTQTGGFMVFLLDDVFENAPLQKRLPLYPNDMLIPVNVHDEPKTSQVDRLRDQVKAFSPNLPDGVIGIGGGSVMDLAKAVSLMLTNPGSSADYQGWDLIRNPAVYHVGIPTLSGTGAEVSRTTVLTGPQKKLGINSDFTVFDQVVLDPELIRDAPKEQRFYTGMDCYIHCVESLEGTYLNMFSQAYGEKAMELCRDVFLKDLPDSDDRLMMASYFGGMSIAYSQVGIAHALSYGLAFMLGIHHGIGNSIVFDQLEEFYPEGVREFRQMMERQGITLPRHIMQPVSADQIERMIDVAMMLDPLWENALGKDWKSIMTRERIRQLYLAM